The window ACCTCTTCTTATATATACTTCTATACGTTAATTTGtttgacaaattaaaattaaatctatcaATCAATCAATATCTTctgatttaaaaaaagataagttaatttcaagatttgaaaaagagtacaaataattaaatcaaatatgagaagataaaaaaaatagataatcaaatataaatttaaataggaTTTCATAGAGATATTGCATCTCTGTAgaacaaaggagaaaataaaaaacaaaatttagttagttttttgtgTCTCTGAAATTTTATCTTTTGAACAGCACATTGTCGATTAGAACGgatatttatttttccctttAAAATTAACCATTGGTTGTAGGAGGAGAATCAtgtattgcttttttttttttttttttgatatttcaATAAGAAATACAGCACAaacagaataataataaaaattgagtATATATGGCTTCAACTTTGATTTCTTATTTTGTCAAGTCGGTTTTGGATTCTATTTCTCCATTAATTATTAGGATTCTTTATTTAATTTGTGAAATGCACTTTGTTATGGAACTTTTGAATGAGAATTCTAGATGAAAAGAAGGGGGGATAACAGTAAAGAACAGAGATAAAAGgcagagagaaagaagaagagtgaATGAGAAATTCAGTGAAAATTGTAAACTGAAAAGTGTGTGTACACTGTTTGCCAAAAACAGAGTAATAGAAAATTTGTTAGAACTGTCATAAGTTCATAACTGACTCCTACCCTTCTAACTCGTTATTCCTTATCTGTTGTAACTATTCCTTTTCTCTTTTCACTACTAAATTGTAGCATTTGAAccattgataaataaataaataaattaacgtCATTAGATTCAAATGTATTTATACATGTATTTGCATCTTAAATATAAAACTACTAATCTGCTTGTCTACAGTTTAGATGCTTGTTTCCATGAAGGTATTTGTATTTTGTTAAACCCTGTTGGGATCATAGAGTAATAGATCAAAAAGAATGTGGTTAGGCTTGTAGTTAAAGAAAATCAAGATTGTTAGTTATAAGTTTGTTACACATTCTGTGATATTGTTAGACTGTTTACTTGTGGTTTAAGTCACTGAACAAAAATCAAATCTccgaataaaaatttaaaatagatttgaTGGAAATAttgtatttacaaaaaaaaaaaaaaaaaaaaaaactagaattgTTATTTGTCTTCTATTGTTATTCTTTTTCTGGTTCAAGTTTTTGAGTATTACTTAAAGGCTAGCTATACATAGACCTAACCAGTTCTAAACAAAATAAACTGCTACTACAATTTTCATGAGCACCATAGTGAGTACATTCTAAAcaaaattcaattcaataatACCACTTTATGTTATCAAAATAGTTTGACTTAGGAAACTCCCATATTAATCATGAAATCACATACCCTTTCCTGATCCTCAACCATCGAATTGATCAATAATCCTAGACTTAAACCACACCCATTATAATCAATGTAGTTTGAGTGTATATATAACAGTACATTGAAAATGTAAAACAAATAAACTttagaattaaaagaaaacataaaaacaagTAATTGATTCTTCCAACTGTAATAAGACAATTTTATCAACCATTCCAGCCAAGATGAAGAAAAAACTAACAAAGTTCATTTGGGATCTATCTGACATAGTTCCCGCAATTAGCAAATTTGGCTAAAAATGattaaagaaaaacataattaaaaaataaatcaaagctTGACAATTGCCATGCATAATTTCTCTTCAACTCGGAATGACCAAACTTGAACAACATCATCCTCTCCTAGATTATTAGCCTTTGCAACTTTGACCCAATTTGATCTCAGAATATAGGAAATGCTTACTTTCTCTGACTTTGGTCCCTTGTGCATGAACCACTTAATCAAAGTCAACTCGGTCATTTCGAGAGAAGGTTGGATCAATTTcacttttattccctttttctcCTCTAGAATTTCTAGTTCCGTGGGAAGCAAGAAATCTTTGTCCTTGACCTGCTGTGATGGTATTGAAAGCCGGTTTTGTTGCGGATTCAAATCCGAGTTATAGAGAGTTTTTTCGATAAGTAGAGTGATCCTGCTACCACCCATATCACTGATCAAGttcttgaaattttgtggcaATTCAGAGGTTCTTGGTTTTGGTTGACTGGTTTCTTTGATTCTTTCTTGGACCGAGAATCCACTGAGCTAACGGTCTTCTTGGAATTCTTGTTCGAAACCCGTTCTTGATCGGCACTGGGGCTGTTTCTTTCTTGGTTGACTGGTTTCTTGGAAGACACCTTTGAAACCTGTTCTTGGTCAGCACTGGGGCTTGAATTTGCAGCACTGCTTGAAGTCTCTAAATTAACTCTCTCTAAGAAGTTCCCGGGGAGGTTAAAGAGAATATCAACAACTTCAAGTTCATCATCGTTGAAATCAAACTgtttattttgaatagaacagTCTGTTTTTGTTTCCTTAATAATCATCCTCTTCTCCTCCTCGTTAGTCCCTTCAAGACAGTAACCAAAGGCGTTTGCTGCCTTCCTCTTGCTTGAGAACGGCACCTCAACTGTAGAATC is drawn from Arachis hypogaea cultivar Tifrunner chromosome 12, arahy.Tifrunner.gnm2.J5K5, whole genome shotgun sequence and contains these coding sequences:
- the LOC112730277 gene encoding B3 domain-containing protein At1g05920-like, with protein sequence MGGSRITLLIEKTLYNSDLNPQQNRLSIPSQQVKDKDFLLPTELEILEEKKGIKVKLIQPSLEMTELTLIKWFMHKGPKSEKVSISYILRSNWVKVAKANNLGEDDVVQVWSFRVEEKLCMAIVKL